Part of the Equus caballus isolate H_3958 breed thoroughbred chromosome 5, TB-T2T, whole genome shotgun sequence genome is shown below.
GAGCAGCGCTCCCACTGCAGCCCCAACCCCTGCTTCCGCGGCGTGGACTGCATGGAAGTGTATGAGTACCCCGGCTACCGCTGTGGGCCCTGTCCCCCTGGCCTGCAGGGCAACGGCACCCACTGCACTGACATCaatgaggtgggggagggcagaatCTGGAAGGGCACAGAAAGCTACGGGGAGGGAGTTAGGAGGCCCAAGGTGGGGTGAATGTTGGTCAGAAGCAGAGGAACCTGGGGTTTAGGAGAGGTTGGAGACCATAAAAGAAGTGTGAGAAGGAAGGGACAGAGGCCTGGGGTGAAGACTGAAGGGCCACACAGGGAAACAGCTGGGGGAGTGACAGGAGCAGTTTGAGATAGCTAGCCAGGAGGGAACCTGGacggaggctggggtggggatcAGAGCACAACGAGGTTGGTGGGGGAGGGCCACAAACAAGGGAGACCGGGAGCAGTGACCCTAAGATCACAGGCAGAGGCCTGACCTCTTCCTTCTCGTCTGGTCTCCAGTGTGCTCATGCTGACCCTTGTTTTCCGGGCTCCAGCTGCATCAACACCATGCCTGGCTTCCACTGCGAGGCCTGTCCTCGAGGCTACAAAGGCACCCGGGTGTCTGGTGTGGGCATTGACTACGCCCGGGCCAGCAAACAGGTCAGGTTGGGTAGAGGGTGTGGACAAGAGATCTTGGCCTGTAGGGGCTGGGGGCTTCTGGGTTGGACCTGGGGTCTTTGTGATATATGGGATGAGGCTACTGGCTCATCTGCTGGCTTTGCATTGGTTTGGGTCTGGGCTTCATGTCAATGTTCACAGATAAGGCCACACCAGTGCCCTCTCCTGTATCTGAGGAGACCCACCATAGGTCTGGTTCTACCCAAAGTCTGCCCCTTCAGGTCTGCAATGATGTTGATGAATGCAATGATGGTAACAATGGTGGCTGTGACCCAAACTCCATCTGCACCAATACCGTGGTGAGCTGAGTACTGAGTGTGTCTGGGGAGGTGGGAACGTGAAACCCCCTCCTCAAATTCCCTGCTCCCCCTCGCCCTTTCCTAGGGcacggcacatagtaggtgctccaCACAGACCTGATTTGGAGTTCTGGTTCTGTCTCTTTCTAGCTGTGACTGTTAGCGAGTTATTtagcttttctgagcctcagcatcctcaCTTGAAAAATAGGGCCATTGTCTACCTTGAAAGGTTGTCAGGAGAACCTAAAGGAGATAACTGATAGACCTGGCATAGAGCTGTGAGTGCCCATCTTACACACCTCGAGGGGGACAGTGCTGGTCCTGGGGACCTGGCGGGCTGACCCTCCTTCCTCAGACACTGCTTCCCTACTCCTAGGGCTCTTTCAAGTGTGGTCCCTGTCGCCTGGGCTTCGTGGGCAACCAGAGCCAGGGCTGCCTTCCAGCCCGGACATGCCGCAGCCCAGCCCACAGCCCCTGCCATGTCCACGCACACTGTCTCTTTGAACGCAATGGTGCAGTGTCCTGCTCGGTGAGCTAGGCCTGGGGCttggaaggaaaagggagaatcTGGGCTAGTGCAGAGCTAGTGAACATGTTTATGGGCTGGAATGGGGGCCTTCACGGGAGAGGGAGGTGGGCCTGGGCCCAGGAATTGGCTGGTGAGAATAGAGCCTGAAGCAGGGAAAAGGGTGTGTGTGAGGAGCCAGTCCAGACCACTAACTCCCACGCTTTGTGTTGCCCCAGTGTAATGTGGGCTGGGCCGGGAATGGGAACGTGTGTGGGCCTGACACGGACATTGATGGCTACCCAGACCAGGCGCTGCCCTGCATGGACAACAACAAACACTGCAAACAGGTACAGGGGGCAGGTGCTCGAGTGAACAGGGTAGGGCgccccaggctggggcaggccAAAATTCATCCATCCTCCTCTTCCCCATGACCTTTAGGACAACTGCCTTTTGACACCCAACTCTGGGCAGGAAGATGCTGATAATGATGGTGTGGGGGACCAGTGTGATGATGATGCTGATGGGGATGGGATCAAGAATGTTGAGGTAGCTTCCAGACATCCTGCCCCTTCTAGCTCCTCTGTTCTCCTCCACATCTCTGTTGCCTTTTCATATAACCCTGCCACTCTTGGCCCTGGGCAGCTCTCCCAGAAGAGCCCAAGTGCTCCAAAATTAGAAAGACATAAGCCTGGTGCCCAGGATGAGGTGGACTACCTGGAGGTTGGATGGGTGGGACTGCACTAAGCACATGGACCATCACAGGGGAAGTGATTGTAGACAAGGGTACAGGGACAAGGTGGGTGCTAGGTGGCCAGTGGTTCGAGGGAGGCCTGActctttccctcccaccccaggacaACTGCCGGCTGTTCCCCAACAAGGACCAGCAAAACTCAGATACAGATTCATTTGGTGACGCCTGTGACAACTGCCCCAATGTTCCCAACAACGACCAGAAGGACACAGATGGCAATGGGGAAGGAGATGCCTGTGACAACGACGTGGATGGGGATGGTGCAGGCCTGGGGTTGAGGGGGTGGCTGGGAGACCTGTCAGAACTTGGATACAGGCGGGAATGAAGCAGGGAGACTAGGAAGTCTGAGaattggggtgggggggcagggcgGTGCTTAGGGAAGTCAGCCTAGGTGAGAGATTACTGCGGCAGGTGTCGGTGGGAACGTGAGGTAATGTGTAAAGTTAGGCAGGGAGTGGGTAAGAGGGTGAGACAAGTACAGGCAGATTTCCTGACCAGCTGTCCTCTGGATGGGAGACAAAGATTGGGGCTTTCACCAACCTAGAAGAGGGAGTGTGACAGGTTCTAGTGACAACCTTGTGCTACCCCCATGTCTTCTAGGCATCCCCAATGGATTGGACAATTGCCCTAAAGTCCCCAATCCCCTACAGACAGACAGGGATGAGGATGGGGTGGGAGATGCCTGCGACAGCTGCCCTGAAATGAGCAATCCTACCCAGGTACAGGGGAAtggagagggcagggaaggggtgggggccTAGGGGATGAAGCCCCGGCCTTTTGGACGGGAAGTGGTCAGGTCACCCTCTTCAGAATTATCAAGAGGAGATGGTGAGAACAGGCCCCTCTTTCTCAGACAGATGCAGACAGCGACCTGGTGGGGGATGTCTGTGACACCAATGAAGACAGGTAGGGTCTTGGCCAAGAGATGGAAGGTCTTACAGGGGATCCTTTACTTTCCTCTAGCATATTCTCAATTCCCTCTATGATTTAGCCTTAAATCTCCACTACTATTGAACAGGAAGTCATTCCCATAGTCTACCCTACTTTCTTATTGCTGGACCTTCACCTCATCTGGCTGACTGTAAGGGGTCTGGTTGAATGGAGGGCATACCCCAGAAAGACTCCTAAGCAGAAGAGGGGGGAAGGATGTGGTACCTTTAGAGTGTTTATTTGGTGCCTGTTCTTCTGGACAGCGATGGGGATGGACATCAGGACACAAAGGACAACTGCCCACAGCTGCCCAACAGCTCCCAGCTGGACTCAGACAATGACGGACTTGGAGATGAGTGTGATGTGGACGATGACAATGATGGTGTCCCAGATTATGTGCCTCCTGGTCCTGATAACTGTCGCCTGGTACCAAATCCAAATCAGAAGGACTCAGATGGTAAGCCTGGGGTCCCACAGAGGATTGGACTGGTGTGGGCTTTGCTTAGGGAAGGGTAACAGGCCTTGCTGGGGAGTGAGGAAAGGCAGAATGGGGAGAGAGGTCAGGAATGCAAGGCCCAAGAGATGGTAGTGCTGGCTAATGCCAGTGGCCAGGGCCTTTCTGAGTGCCTAGCCTTACTCTGCCCAGGCAATGGCGTTGGTGATGTGTGTGAGGATGACTTTGACAATGATGCAGTCGTTGACCCCCTGGATGTGTGCCCTGAAAGTGCAGAGGTAACCCTCACAGATTTTCGGGCCTATCAGACCGTCGTCCTGGATCCTGAGGGTGATGCTCAGATTGACCCAAACTGGGTCGTGCTCAACCAGGTACTGGGGCAGTGGGCTGGGCGGGTGCTGTCAGACCAGACTCCCAGGTGGGGCCTTGGTGGGGTAGCGCACCTGGATCAGGGCTTTCTTCTTTGTTGCACACCACCAGGGCATGGAAATCGTTCAAACCATGAATAGTGATCCCGGCCTGGCAGTTGGTATGTAAGGGACACCCAGTTCAGTAATTTCAGTAATTTCTAAACAAAGGAATCCTACCAGGGGAGTAGGTGGGGGGCAAACTGGCCACACATATAGCAGGcatcccttcccacccccacctcacaaTGGGCCACCAGTAGCTTTGCTGCCCCTGACCTTGATCCCACCCACCCCTAGGATATACAGCCTTCAATGGCGTGGACTTTGAAGGCACCTTCCATGTGAACACAGTGACTGATGATGACTATGCAGGCTTTCTCTTCAGCTATCAGGACAGCGGCCGCTTCTACGTGGTCATGTGGAAACAAACGGAACAGACCTACTGGCAGGCCACACCTTTCCGGGCTGTGGCCCAGCCCGGGCTGCAGCTCAAGGTCTCGCAGCTGCCCAGATTCCCCAATCCTGGGCCCTTTCCCAAAGTCTCCCCCGGCAACCCCACGGCCTCCCCCGCTGCCTGAGTGGGAACCCTCTTACCCAGACTTCTGGCCTGGAGGTTGGCTCCCTGGGGTTCCAGAACATTCTCCTGACCACCTAGACTTCCTTTTCCACCTGCACTTATCAACCTGTTGTCTCCCCTCACTTGGGTCCTGTGGTTGACCGGCTGTCTTTGCCACTGTCCCCCAGGCAGTGACATCAGTGTCTGGCCCAGGTGAGCACCTCCGGAATGCTCTGTGGCATACTGGCCACACCCCTGATCAGGTACGACTGCTGTGGACTGACCCACGAAATGTGGGCTGGCGTGACAAGACCTCCTACCGCTGGCAGCTGCTGCACCGGCCTCAAGTTGGCTACATTCGGTGAGGGGAGGGGCTGAGCCCTCCTGAGGGACCCCAGGCTCAGCCTGTCCTTTGCTTTTAGCTGGGATTCACCAGTGACCTCCCCTCTACTCAGTGCCTTGGTGCCATGGGCCCGGACTGggacttctctccatctcccctctcACCACAGACCTGCTGCCTCAGCCCTGCTTTCCTCCTAACATCAGGCAGCCTGGGCTCTGGTGCTGGTGCTGCCGAGGACCTATAGGCAGTGTTGGGCAAGTCCTTCCTTTTCTGTGCTCTGTTTTCCCCTCTGTCAAATGAGGGCACCTCTGGGAACCTCCAAACCCCAGGCCAGTCTGTGGAAAGGCACATCACATCCAGCCCCTTCATGGGGACAGCTCAGAACTTGCCTCATCAAAGTGTCTGACCTGGAAGGGATCATCATTTACAGAAGAGCAAACTGAGCCCCAGACTTCACGCCTCTTAGTCGCAGAGCTGAGGCCTCTCAGTTCAGCACTTTATCCAAACTCCACATTTCCTACTTGGTAGGGATgacagggaagggaggggaaatgGCCAAGAGCCGAGTCCAGGGACTTGGGTTGGTTCCCCTTTAAGgtgcctggggctgcgggggcgCCAGGGCAGGGGATAAGGGGGGGTGGACTAGAGCCTGGGAAGCGGGTGACTTCACCCCCCAGTCCATTGTGCTCATCGTCATGGCAACCCAATCCTCGCTTGGAATGTGGCTGGTGCTTTGAGATGCAAAGGGGGATGGACAAAGAGCCAGGGGCCCCAGGCCTGAGAAAAgcacccccttccctcccctttccttcctcccttttcccccctcccttctctctcaggcCTGGTGTGCTCAAGGGGGGTTGGGGTTGAACAGGGGCCAGGCATGGTGGCACAGTGCCCACTGACACCCTAGCACCAATGGACACCCCTATCCTGGACAGGGTGAAGCTCTATGAGGGTCCCCAGCTAGTGGCGGATTCTGGGGTGATCATTGACACATCCATGCGAGGGGGGCGTCTTGGTGTATTCTGCTTCTCCCAAGAAAACATCATTTGGTCCAATCTCCAGTATCGATGCAATGGTGAGGCTCTAGACTGAGATCAGCCTGACCTCTCATGCCCTCTTGGGAGAGCCACATCTTCGGACCTTAATCATTTCTCCTTCCTCAGACACAGTGCCCGAGGATTTTGAGCCATTCCGGAGGCAGCTGCTCCAGGGAAGAGTGTGAAGATGTGGCCACCGGACTCAGAATCCTGATTTTAGACCCTTTGGCCTTGGGGTCCATTCTGGAGACCCTGGGGTCTAATATACAGCCCCTCAGCCAAACACAGACCCTCCTCTGGCACCCACCAGGAGTTCAGCTCCAGAGGGGTGGTGACCCCACTGTTCAGGAGATGGGAAGTTTTCAAGGGGTATTTCTCAGGCACTAACCCCACGAAAGATAACAGCACATTGCCATAAAGTTCCAGTTGTTTTCTAAGCCAGTGCAATTGCTTATTTTAGGGGTAATCCGGGATAGAGTGGGAGCAGGAAGGAACCTGAGGCGGGTAAGGGAGAGGACTGGTAGGATGGTAGTTAGAGATCTACAGAAAGTTTGGCTGGGTTTGGGACATGATGAGGAAGGTGCTGGATGGGGGTTAGGTGAAGGCTAGGGGTTAGGTGAGGGATGAGGTACTGGTCGGAGGATGACTAAAGTCCTCCCAGTCCCTCTTACTCACGGTGGCAGCGGCGACACTCCAGTCTATCTTAGATCAGCCGGGATCGAGAGCCAGGAGGGCTGGGACTGCCCCGCTCGGGGTGAGGGGGAGGCCGGGGGGCCGAAGGGGCCGGAGGCCGGGACGAGTGCAATATTGGCGGGGGAAAGAACAACACTGCACCGCGTCCCGTCCCTCCCGCCCGCCCGGGGCCCGGGATCCCGCTCCCCACTGCTTGAAGCCGGACCAACCCAAGAACCCGGGGCTCGCTGGGGAGTTGGGTTCACCTAGGAGGCCAGAGAGACTTGGCGTCCGGAAGAGGGTGAAGGGGATGgtaaggggaagggagggaggcagggagaaagggagacCGCGGGATCCCGGAAGGTCGCTATCCGACGCCGGGGCGTTGAGCGCGCTTGCTCTTTAAATACTCAGACTGCGCGGCGCGGAGCTGTCGCCATGGTGACGCGTGTCCCAGCAACCGAAATGAATGGCTGTTGCCTGGTAACGCCGGGCTGAAGTTGTGGGGCCGCCCACCTAGATACTCGCGCTTTCACTAGCTGCAGGTGGGGGGCGTCCCCGCCTTCCGGCCCGCGCGCCGGGACAAGCGACGTCAacggcccccgccccgccccgcgcccgcccctcGCTGGCCGCCGCACAAAGCCGCGCTAACCTGGTGGAGCTGCGTGAGCGGGGGAGCagggctgcctccctccctgaccCGGCTCCCCTCCAATCCCGTCGCACTGAAGTGTTTTTAGCGTTCCTTCTTCATTCTTTATTCATCGGGGCTGAGAATTGTTTTCCTAATGCGGATGTAACTGCTTCCGTCGGCCTAGACTTCAACCCAGGACCTCCGGATGGGGTCCGATACCCTATGCTCCATGTGCCGCTCTAGCCCCAAATATTTCCCTGCTCCCACATATTTCTGCCCTTCAAAATACCTTTCGGTCCCCCCAAATTACTCACCCTCACATACAGTTTTACCCCCTCCCAACCATGTGCCTACCTGCCCCAAATACCGCTCTGCTCCCCAAAGGATAATCCTGTGCCCCCAAATACCATTCTGTCGCCGGGCCTACTCTCTGCCTTGTGAAAAACGTAACTAACGTGCCCCATTATCCCTCCCACATTCCAATGTCCTCTCCCACATACCTCGGTGCCCCTTCCACGTACCTCAGGACCCCACCCACTTAGCGCCATTTCCTCCAGACACCACCCCACTCGCTTGAGAGTCCCCTCTTAAAGCTCCCAGCCTCTCCATCCGTGGTACAGTGCGTTGCTCCCCTTCTCTGTCCAAGCCACTGGCTCTTCTTGCCTGCgtcctgccctccccagcctcGATCTGCTCCCTCGTTGGCAGCGCCGCCCAACCCCCTCTCCCCCAAGCGAGGCAGCCCCTCAGCCGCTCGGGCAGGCCCTGTGAGGCTCCGGGTGACCGCTAGAGGGCGGGACAGCCCGCCAGCTACGCCGGCTGGCCGCCGCTACAAGGTGGAGGAAAGACCCTAGGGTTGGGCGGAGCCCAGGTTTCGTCCTTGTTTAAGCGGAAATTTCTTCCCTTGTCCCCTTCTCGGGAGAAGGCCAAGGGAGTCCAGCAGGGGCGGGGACTGTGGGTTTCAGGGTAGAACTGCGGGTGGAACGGGACAGGGAGCGGCTAGAAGGGTGGGGCTATTCCGGgaagtggtggggggagggggtccaAAACTAGCATCTAGACCACTCATTCGCAAGCCTTCCCATTTCTTCTCAGCTTCCCAGGGTGCGGCTCCAAGGGACCTAGTGAGAATGGGGAGGtggagtgggggacctgaggcTGAACTTCCCGGCCTTAACCTAGCCCACTTCTCTGTTCCTTTACTCACCTTGGCTGTTGCCCTGAGGCTAAAACTAGAGTCATGGGGAGCCAGGTCCCagactgccccccccccccagcctcacccctcccccacacagCCTTCTGGAGCCAGGAAGTGGTTGGTGAAAGGGGGAGGCCAACTGGAGAACAAACAGGTTGTCAGGGGGTTGAGTGATTGGAGCCCATGTACCCTACCTGAGGGGCCAGGAGtggttggggaggaggaggaagaggtaagaaaaggtaaggaaagggggagggggtggggtttTGTCACCTGTCACCTGCTCTGGCTGAGCCTAGGGCGGGCAGGCGGGGGACCGGTATAAAGCAGCAGGCGCCTGTGCCTGCTCCACCTCACACGCAGTGCCTGCCTGAGTctgtcctgccccctccccacccagttCACCACCACCATGACACTGGGCATCCAggcccctttcttcctcctgctgctgctgttctTAGTGCT
Proteins encoded:
- the THBS3 gene encoding thrombospondin-3 isoform X2, giving the protein METQELRGALALLLLCTFASASQDLQVIDLLTVGESRQMVAVAEKIRTALLTAGDIYLLSTFRLPPKQGGVLFGLYSRQDNTRWLEASVVGKINKVLVRYQREDGKVHAVNLQQAGLADGRTHTALLRLRGPSRPSPALQLYVDCKLGDQHAGLPALAPIPPAEVDGLEIRTGQKAYLRMQGFVESMKMILGGSMARVGALSECPFQGDESIHSAVTNALHSILGEQTKALVTQLTLFNQILVELRDDIRDQVKEMSLIRNTIMECQVCGFHEQRSHCSPNPCFRGVDCMEVYEYPGYRCGPCPPGLQGNGTHCTDINECAHADPCFPGSSCINTMPGFHCEACPRGYKGTRVSGVGIDYARASKQVCNDVDECNDGNNGGCDPNSICTNTVGSFKCGPCRLGFVGNQSQGCLPARTCRSPAHSPCHVHAHCLFERNGAVSCSCNVGWAGNGNVCGPDTDIDGYPDQALPCMDNNKHCKQDNCLLTPNSGQEDADNDGVGDQCDDDADGDGIKNVEDNCRLFPNKDQQNSDTDSFGDACDNCPNVPNNDQKDTDGNGEGDACDNDVDGDGIPNGLDNCPKVPNPLQTDRDEDGVGDACDSCPEMSNPTQTDADSDLVGDVCDTNEDSDGDGHQDTKDNCPQLPNSSQLDSDNDGLGDECDVDDDNDGVPDYVPPGPDNCRLVPNPNQKDSDGNGVGDVCEDDFDNDAVVDPLDVCPESAEVTLTDFRAYQTVVLDPEGDAQIDPNWVVLNQGMEIVQTMNSDPGLAVGYTAFNGVDFEGTFHVNTVTDDDYAGFLFSYQDSGRFYVVMWKQTEQTYWQATPFRAVAQPGLQLKAVTSVSGPGEHLRNALWHTGHTPDQVRLLWTDPRNVGWRDKTSYRWQLLHRPQVGYIRHSARGF
- the THBS3 gene encoding thrombospondin-3 isoform X4 — encoded protein: METQELRGALALLLLCTFASASQDLQVIDLLTVGESRQMVAVAEKIRTALLTAGDIYLLSTFRLPPKQGGVLFGLYSRQDNTRWLEASVVGKINKVLVRYQREDGKVHAVNLQQAGLADGRTHTALLRLRGPSRPSPALQLYVDCKLGDQHAGLPALAPIPPAEVDGLEIRTGQKAYLRMQGFVESMKMILGGSMARVGALSECPFQGDESIHSAVTNALHSILGEGNVLDPKHHHGVSGFHEQRSHCSPNPCFRGVDCMEVYEYPGYRCGPCPPGLQGNGTHCTDINECAHADPCFPGSSCINTMPGFHCEACPRGYKGTRVSGVGIDYARASKQVCNDVDECNDGNNGGCDPNSICTNTVGSFKCGPCRLGFVGNQSQGCLPARTCRSPAHSPCHVHAHCLFERNGAVSCSCNVGWAGNGNVCGPDTDIDGYPDQALPCMDNNKHCKQDNCLLTPNSGQEDADNDGVGDQCDDDADGDGIKNVEDNCRLFPNKDQQNSDTDSFGDACDNCPNVPNNDQKDTDGNGEGDACDNDVDGDGIPNGLDNCPKVPNPLQTDRDEDGVGDACDSCPEMSNPTQTDADSDLVGDVCDTNEDSDGDGHQDTKDNCPQLPNSSQLDSDNDGLGDECDVDDDNDGVPDYVPPGPDNCRLVPNPNQKDSDGNGVGDVCEDDFDNDAVVDPLDVCPESAEVTLTDFRAYQTVVLDPEGDAQIDPNWVVLNQGMEIVQTMNSDPGLAVGYTAFNGVDFEGTFHVNTVTDDDYAGFLFSYQDSGRFYVVMWKQTEQTYWQATPFRAVAQPGLQLKAVTSVSGPGEHLRNALWHTGHTPDQVRLLWTDPRNVGWRDKTSYRWQLLHRPQVGYIRVKLYEGPQLVADSGVIIDTSMRGGRLGVFCFSQENIIWSNLQYRCNDTVPEDFEPFRRQLLQGRV
- the THBS3 gene encoding thrombospondin-3 isoform X3, which encodes MEVYEYPGYRCGPCPPGLQGNGTHCTDINECAHADPCFPGSSCINTMPGFHCEACPRGYKGTRVSGVGIDYARASKQVCNDVDECNDGNNGGCDPNSICTNTVGSFKCGPCRLGFVGNQSQGCLPARTCRSPAHSPCHVHAHCLFERNGAVSCSCNVGWAGNGNVCGPDTDIDGYPDQALPCMDNNKHCKQDNCLLTPNSGQEDADNDGVGDQCDDDADGDGIKNVEDNCRLFPNKDQQNSDTDSFGDACDNCPNVPNNDQKDTDGNGEGDACDNDVDGDGIPNGLDNCPKVPNPLQTDRDEDGVGDACDSCPEMSNPTQTDADSDLVGDVCDTNEDSDGDGHQDTKDNCPQLPNSSQLDSDNDGLGDECDVDDDNDGVPDYVPPGPDNCRLVPNPNQKDSDGNGVGDVCEDDFDNDAVVDPLDVCPESAEVTLTDFRAYQTVVLDPEGDAQIDPNWVVLNQGMEIVQTMNSDPGLAVGYTAFNGVDFEGTFHVNTVTDDDYAGFLFSYQDSGRFYVVMWKQTEQTYWQATPFRAVAQPGLQLKAVTSVSGPGEHLRNALWHTGHTPDQVRLLWTDPRNVGWRDKTSYRWQLLHRPQVGYIRVKLYEGPQLVADSGVIIDTSMRGGRLGVFCFSQENIIWSNLQYRCNDTVPEDFEPFRRQLLQGRV
- the THBS3 gene encoding thrombospondin-3 isoform X1 produces the protein METQELRGALALLLLCTFASASQDLQVIDLLTVGESRQMVAVAEKIRTALLTAGDIYLLSTFRLPPKQGGVLFGLYSRQDNTRWLEASVVGKINKVLVRYQREDGKVHAVNLQQAGLADGRTHTALLRLRGPSRPSPALQLYVDCKLGDQHAGLPALAPIPPAEVDGLEIRTGQKAYLRMQGFVESMKMILGGSMARVGALSECPFQGDESIHSAVTNALHSILGEQTKALVTQLTLFNQILVELRDDIRDQVKEMSLIRNTIMECQVCGFHEQRSHCSPNPCFRGVDCMEVYEYPGYRCGPCPPGLQGNGTHCTDINECAHADPCFPGSSCINTMPGFHCEACPRGYKGTRVSGVGIDYARASKQVCNDVDECNDGNNGGCDPNSICTNTVGSFKCGPCRLGFVGNQSQGCLPARTCRSPAHSPCHVHAHCLFERNGAVSCSCNVGWAGNGNVCGPDTDIDGYPDQALPCMDNNKHCKQDNCLLTPNSGQEDADNDGVGDQCDDDADGDGIKNVEDNCRLFPNKDQQNSDTDSFGDACDNCPNVPNNDQKDTDGNGEGDACDNDVDGDGIPNGLDNCPKVPNPLQTDRDEDGVGDACDSCPEMSNPTQTDADSDLVGDVCDTNEDSDGDGHQDTKDNCPQLPNSSQLDSDNDGLGDECDVDDDNDGVPDYVPPGPDNCRLVPNPNQKDSDGNGVGDVCEDDFDNDAVVDPLDVCPESAEVTLTDFRAYQTVVLDPEGDAQIDPNWVVLNQGMEIVQTMNSDPGLAVGYTAFNGVDFEGTFHVNTVTDDDYAGFLFSYQDSGRFYVVMWKQTEQTYWQATPFRAVAQPGLQLKAVTSVSGPGEHLRNALWHTGHTPDQVRLLWTDPRNVGWRDKTSYRWQLLHRPQVGYIRVKLYEGPQLVADSGVIIDTSMRGGRLGVFCFSQENIIWSNLQYRCNDTVPEDFEPFRRQLLQGRV